A window of the Enterobacteriaceae bacterium 4M9 genome harbors these coding sequences:
- the fis gene encoding DNA-binding transcriptional regulator Fis translates to MFEQRVNSDVLTVSTVNSQDQVTQKPLRDSVKQALKNYFAQLNGQDVNDLYELVLAEVEQPLLDMVMQYTRGNQTRAALMMGINRGTLRKKLKKYGMN, encoded by the coding sequence ATGTTCGAACAACGCGTAAATTCTGACGTACTGACCGTTTCTACCGTTAACTCTCAGGACCAGGTAACTCAAAAACCCCTGCGTGATTCGGTTAAACAGGCACTGAAGAACTATTTTGCTCAACTGAATGGTCAGGATGTTAATGACCTGTATGAGCTGGTACTGGCTGAAGTAGAACAGCCCCTGTTGGACATGGTGATGCAATACACCCGTGGCAACCAAACCCGTGCAGCCCTGATGATGGGCATCAACCGCGGTACGCTGCGTAAGAAACTGAAAAAATACGGCATGAACTGA
- the dusB gene encoding tRNA dihydrouridine synthase DusB, protein MRIGQHQLRNRLIAAPMAGITDRPFRTLCYEMGAGLTVSEMMSSNPEVWASDKSRLRMVHVDEPGVRTVQIAGSVPEEMAEAARINVANGAQIIDINMGCPAKKVNRKLAGSALLQYPEQVKRILTAVVGAVDVPVTLKIRTGWDPEHRNCTEIAQLAENCGIQALTIHGRTRACLFGGNAEYDSIRAVKQLVSIPVIANGDITDPLKARAVLDYTGADALMIGRAAQGRPWIFREIQHYLDTGELLPPLPMAEVKRLLCAHVRELHAFYGDVKGYRIARKHVSWYLQEHAPSDQFRRTFNAIEDASEQLEALEAYFENFA, encoded by the coding sequence ATGCGCATTGGACAACACCAGCTCAGAAATCGCCTGATTGCAGCGCCCATGGCAGGGATTACCGACCGGCCATTCAGGACGCTGTGTTATGAGATGGGAGCCGGTCTGACCGTTTCAGAGATGATGTCGTCAAACCCTGAAGTTTGGGCCAGCGATAAGTCACGTTTACGAATGGTGCATGTCGATGAGCCAGGTGTGCGAACCGTGCAAATTGCCGGTAGCGTACCTGAAGAAATGGCCGAGGCCGCCCGCATAAACGTCGCAAACGGCGCTCAGATTATTGATATCAATATGGGCTGCCCGGCTAAGAAAGTGAATCGTAAACTGGCTGGTTCTGCCCTTTTGCAGTACCCGGAACAGGTGAAAAGGATCCTCACCGCTGTTGTCGGGGCTGTGGACGTACCTGTCACGTTGAAGATTCGCACAGGCTGGGATCCCGAGCACCGTAATTGCACGGAGATTGCCCAACTGGCCGAAAACTGTGGCATTCAGGCTCTGACCATTCATGGTCGTACACGAGCCTGTTTGTTCGGGGGCAACGCGGAATACGACAGTATTCGGGCAGTTAAGCAGTTGGTGTCCATTCCGGTTATCGCGAATGGCGACATTACTGACCCGCTAAAAGCCAGAGCCGTGCTCGACTATACAGGGGCAGATGCTCTGATGATAGGACGCGCGGCTCAGGGAAGACCCTGGATCTTTCGGGAAATCCAGCATTATCTGGACACGGGTGAGCTGCTGCCCCCCTTGCCAATGGCAGAGGTTAAGCGCTTACTTTGCGCGCACGTTCGGGAACTTCATGCCTTTTATGGCGATGTGAAAGGTTACCGAATCGCACGTAAACACGTCTCCTGGTATCTCCAGGAGCACGCACCCAGTGACCAGTTTCGGCGCACATTCAACGCCATTGAGGATGCCAGCGAACAGCTGGAGGCGTTGGAGGCATACTTCGAAAATTTTGCGTAA
- a CDS encoding carbonic anhydrase family protein produces MVNKLNGIMLTLALLPAVASASHWGYEGIESPEHWAELNKDWEQCQKGQNQSPVDIRQTFQAHVRPLKTFYTSSPDLLLNNGHTIQATWSDEDKASYIKLDDEKFTLRQFHFHAPSENTVNGKHYPLEMHLVHLDDDGEVAVVAVMFEVGAVNTELEKLWKVMPDHADKSSPLPINIDVNKLLPNDKTHWRFTGSLTTPPCTEGVRWVVLKHPLTVSAQQLEKFTSVMHHANNRPVQKLHGRMILE; encoded by the coding sequence ATGGTCAATAAGCTTAACGGCATTATGCTAACGCTTGCACTGCTGCCAGCAGTCGCCAGCGCTTCTCACTGGGGATATGAAGGCATTGAGTCACCAGAGCACTGGGCTGAACTCAATAAAGACTGGGAGCAGTGCCAGAAAGGCCAGAACCAGTCTCCCGTAGACATTCGCCAGACCTTCCAGGCCCATGTACGCCCACTCAAAACCTTCTACACCAGCAGCCCGGACTTATTACTCAATAACGGTCATACCATCCAGGCAACATGGAGCGACGAAGACAAAGCCAGCTACATCAAGCTTGATGATGAAAAATTCACGTTGAGACAGTTTCACTTCCACGCGCCGAGCGAAAACACGGTTAACGGGAAGCACTACCCTCTGGAAATGCACCTGGTGCATCTGGACGACGACGGTGAAGTCGCCGTTGTAGCCGTGATGTTCGAAGTGGGAGCAGTAAACACGGAGCTGGAGAAATTGTGGAAGGTTATGCCCGACCACGCCGATAAAAGCTCACCGCTACCCATTAACATTGACGTCAATAAGCTGCTACCGAATGATAAAACGCACTGGCGCTTTACTGGCTCTCTGACAACGCCGCCATGTACTGAAGGCGTTCGCTGGGTTGTACTGAAGCATCCTCTGACGGTCTCGGCACAGCAGCTGGAAAAATTCACCTCGGTAATGCATCACGCCAACAATCGTCCTGTGCAAAAACTGCATGGCCGCATGATCCTTGAGTAA